The DNA sequence AACCCCTATCAATCAATACATTTGGATGCACATtgcattcatatttattactaaatCCCAATACCTattaatgggaaaaaaaaCTCTTGGATGCAATGAAGGTAAAGGAATACATGTTTTTCACAAATTTGAAGTGATGTTAACCAAAAGAATCCCAATCTATGGATACAATctattaaatactaataaatagtcaAAAGagataatttaacaattatgtATCGGTTGCAAAATGTCGACCTGCCTCGCTAGATGACACGTGCATTACCAAATCTGTGACTCCAATATAAAATGACATGGAtactacataatttaaaataaaatacaaacttaatcataattttctaaataatagtatatgatGAACTCCTTCGTCACACTGCCGTGTGGCGTTGCTTGTGGTATAATAAGCCAGAATGCCCAAACACTTCAATGTTTAGtagaaaaacaattaaagttttaacattaaaatttaagatcAACATTCAAACTTCATACAatctaattttgatttagCGTATCCAAacatattctaaataaaaaaaaattatatactatgaTATTTTGATCAATTCTTTTGCCAATCTTTTCCTTATAACAATTCCTAACTAcgttaaataaaatttataattaaagtagaaataTCCATAAAAATGTTACcactaaataaatcaaaatacttCTTGACAAAACCATCATTTGTTAATCatttagttaaatttgaaACTACAATATTGtcaatataaatgaattttgataaCGAGTAACTATAGATGACTTCACGTGCTCCATCAAATCGACCattgaataattttacaatttaaaatttatttaatactcactcaaaatcattatattgaaattggtAAAAGTGAGTAATCCGATCCCTTGTCACCACATTGAAATCTGATATGAGTACAGAAtgattttttgataaaatgagaGAAGAAGTTGAAAGGAttttatagagaaaataagaCCGTACATGAAAATCTAGATGCATAAAAAGATGCAATAGAGTAGAAACAATGAATACTCAATTTTGTCCTTGGCAATGCATATTGATATCACAACTACTTTTCTTGGCTTATTCTAAGTGGGGTGTGATTGTAGAAAGAAAGGTCGTAAACATTTTAAATGCGCATTTATTGTGTTTGGACTGAATTTATGGGACATTACTAACATGATATGGCTCGGATGTTGAAACCCAATCTCGTCGTGTTTTTTTCGTCCCATAACTACGAGAATTCTCTCCATTTCCTTACAACTCTATCTCATGTCTCCcaattttttaacaatataattcttctttaatttgaaGTTGATGTTCTGTCTTTGGCGCGCGGATCTCCTTCAGGCGTTCGCAGGCAAGTAGCATGGGTCAAACTGGGCCCGACCATGTGGTCTATTTTTTaaggacggagagagtaatttttattaaagataACTATCAATTATGCAACAAATACTTTTGATAAGTGATATGTATATGGTTAAATCGAAACCGTCGTCGGTTCAGGTTGGGATGGGCCAATCCATCCAACAACTCTAACTAGGACTATATGATGCAAAAGCTCATCATTTTTAGACACAAGGGCAAGAAAACATTTGCAACAATAAGAATTGAGGCTCATGGGTATTGTAGCACGGCGTCATGAATGTCAACCTATGCGTCATGAATATCAACCTTTATCGTTGCTTGCCTTTTAATACCATTGATCCAATTTTCTTTCAGAGCGAATCTCATGCGATCAATATATCTAGAACATTTTGAGACATTGTAACTTTCTTGAATTAACACTTCCATTTCTTCTGATTTCAAGGACAATTATACATTacacttataatttaaattaagaattatttagaatttgtttattacttaaaacttttaaatttattattatttcattgttAGATCAATATGAATTCAAatgttcttttttcttttacttattacttacattattttgtattttcacattttattttcatagtaTTAATTCACTGTATACAATTTATTATCTTCAacacaaaactaaaaaatgtgACCATTAAATTGGAAATGGAATATGAGAAAATCAATAGTTGCTCGTTCAAAATCAGAATCGTGAATTTATTTGTCTGATTTGCATggttcaaaatttcaaatcttgGAACTAGAACTGAAACCGTCGATTTTGTAAACGGCGACATCACTATTATTTCCATACAGGTGGACATCACTAATTTTAGTACCAAGAAATGTTGCTTTTAATTGATCGATGATTATCTTAATTAACTTGGAGATATTGTGACAAATGATATTTagtaagtttaattaaatgatattttagttagttatGAAAAAGTCCATTTTCCCTGGGAAAAGagtactactacaattttacattttgaagtaatattttttaaatatataaaaggatgATGATAGTAGTATGATATTTCCATCAAAATCCATGCAAATTCATCATGTGAATGCAAGTGTACAACAACGAAATTGAATCAACATGGTTCTGGTCCTTCAGAAATTAAATGCAATatgcatgtatttatattttagacCACCTAGCCAAGGTGATGATCATATAGTACTATTCGTGTTTGAGAAAGAGTTGTGTCAAAATTGGATTTTGCATTTAAATTGTTTGGTGTATGTAAATTGAGTCATGCAATAATACTTACATATGTGTCAAAATTGGATTTTTTCTTATGTGAatgttttgatatatttttatttctttatttcaattgcctattataaattatgcatttttagtctttactatttaattttttattgtttcctattataaataatttttgtaatctaaaattagaattaaaaataagaaatgattAGTACAACAggtaaatattactataatgtTTATTTCTCAATACAGAACAATGTTAATGATATCCTATTGCTTTATGTGTGCTCATTCCCTTTAGATGGAGTCTCAATTTATAAAGAAGATAAATACTTTCTTAAAATACCATATTTGTGTGCATTAAGTCCTTTATTCCTGTACCATATTTGTAATCAAATCATTAAAGATATTTAAGCAAAACCCAGAATTCAATAGATTTAGTGTTGCCATTTTCCCAGATGAATTTCTCTCCCTTTTCCTCACACAACactctatataaataaaaattgaaaacaaaattagtactccactGTGTCTCTATCTCTCTTTACAATTTTTGGCTTTCCACAGAAATTGCTTGAGATGAACTCATGCTGTGGTGTGGGGATAACCCTATAAACTCCTTCCTTTCTCACCAAAAATGGATTTTGGGGTGCTGAGCCACAAGCAAAATGCAGGCTCTCTGCCTTCACATGAAAACGCCCATGGATCTGTGAACCAAACATCTCAGGATTGCTGGAAATCGCACAAATTACTCAAGCCTGATTTCTCCCCCAAGATGGCCTCTGACGCTTTCGGGAGATCCAATCTCTGGCCTCCGCCGCCCGGCGACGGCCACAAGATGCTCTCCTTCTCGTCTCCGGCGCCGCCGCCTGATGCTGCCGCCTCCGCCAGGAGCATCGCCTTCTCGATTTGCCAGGATCAGGCCAATGCTGGGAATGGAGGTATGcccatttttgttttttcttaaaaagaTGCTAAATTTGTGAACGGTTTAGTTGAATGTTTTGATTTGAGTGTTTTATTCGTTTTCACTGTTTAATCTGAGATTTGGGTTTTAGGCTGTAATTTTGGCATTACACGGCTTCACTGATGCAACATTAGATTCCGTTTGGTTAAGATATTTTTTGggtaaacatatttttttttttactttttccccTCAGATATCTGTTGACTTGTAACTATCTGTTTTAGGGCTCAACTAAATTCTAGTTTTAGATTATGAGTTGAAGTTGAAGTTGACATTGGAAATGAAGATgtagtatatatatgcttACATTGGAGTTTTTAGGGATTGAAAGGGGTGTTTACTCCATTTTTGTTGGAAGTGGCAgaacaattcaattttttgatgGTTTGTTGATGATTGATTTCAGGAAGCGGGTTTCGTGGGAGTTTTTCGAGATTGAAAGGGCCGTTTACTCCTTCACAATGGATGGATCTGGAACACCAGGCTTTGATCTATAAACACATTGTTGCTAATGTGCCTGTCCCTTCCAACTTGCTCGTCCCTCTCAAGAGATCCCTCTACTCATATGGATCACCTGCTTCTTACGCCTCCAATTTTCGTATGTTTCTTTGTCGTCTTCTTGACATCGGTTTTGGAATTCAGTTATGATCCTTGTGTTTTCTTGATATGCATTGATCATTTTGTGAAGAAGCTTGTCTGATAGTTGGTGTATTGTTTTACCCACATCAAGTTAAGATATGGTTTAAGTATCACCTATTGACTTGATGTCTGCACATTGAGTGATCTTTGTTCCGTGATTACAAATGTAGACCCCTTATTGTATCGGCGTTGAGGAGTTGTTGGCAGGGACCAACGTGAGGATGATGGGGCCTTTAAGAGTAAAAACATAAGACAAAAcaacattgaaaaatgtcattttgttttatgtggCATGTTTTGATGGTCACGTCATCCTCCGTTTGTCCACATTTCTTGAAGATCAGGCCATAACTGATAGTTAACTCTCGAGTTCTTCGTATTAgaagtaattaataatgtaaagGCCACATATATTATGGCATTAGTATATTTGGAGTTTTGGGCTCACACTTTATGTATTTGGTTGTGCAGTAGGGTGGGGTGGATTCCATCTAGGCTTCTCTGGCAGCAATGATCCTGAGCCGGGAAGGTGTAGGAGAACAGATGGGAAGAAATGGCGGTGCTCGAGAGATGCTGTCCCTGATCAGAAATACTGTGAAAGGCACATTAATAGGGGCCGCCACCGTTCAAGAAAGCCTGTGGAAGGCCACACTGGCCACGCTGTCTCTGGATCCGCTGCATCAAAGGTGGCATCGGTTGCTTCTTCCTCATCAGCATCGGCGATGTCCACCAGCAATGTGTCCAACAGCCTCAGTGCGATGCAACATCAACTTAATTCCCTGCAGCCCAATGCTGCTTCGGCCGACCATCTTGTTAGCAGGTGgattattataattagtttatatctttttttttgttgttctaAAACAAAATACGACTTATTGGCAGAGCTCAAGACGTCCGGGGCCTCTCCTTGCTCCCTCCAACGATTGGTGCAAAGTCTAAAGATGCCCCGTACACCCTTCAAAAGCAGCACTTTCCGTTTGAAGAATCATCCCACTTGGAGTTTGGGAGTGTCTCCTCCGATTGCCTTCTCAATCCTTCAGAAAAGATATCCTACATGAACGGCAGTAACTCGGATTCTTTCAACACGAAAGATGCAAACAACAGCCAACATCCAGTTCACCATTTTATCGATGATTGGCCAAAGTATCATCAGTCGGATCGTGCCTCTGGTTCGTGGCCGGAAGAACTGAAATCCGACTGGACCCAACTGTCAATGTCCATCCCTATTGCTCCAGATTTCTCATCTTCCACTGGCTCACCCACAAACGAGAAATCCACTCTCTCGACTTTAAGGCTCTCTCACGAGGTTGACCCTATCCGTATGAGCCTGGGAGTGAGTCACGATCTTGGCCAGCCGGTTGAAAAGGAATCACCGTGGTCTCCTATTGTTTGGGGGAACTCGATGGGAGGACCACTAGGGGAGGTGTTAACAAGCTCAACTAGTGGAGGTGCAGGCGCGAGTTTCTCATCCGTGAAGCTGGGATCGTCCCCCACCGGTGTTCTGCAGAAATCCACCTTGGTTTCCCTCTCAAACAGTAGCTCCGGGGGAAGTCCGACCAATGCTGGCAACAAGGCTCTTTGCAATGAAATGCCCGGCTCCGCCCTCATCACCTGTGCAACCATTCAGTCTCTGTAGGCTGAGAATGGCGTCGTGGAAAGGCAAGACGAGTTTCGAATAAGAAGGGGCCAAGGCAAATTAAGGTGGTAATACAACAATATTTTGTTTGCGGATGTATGTCTGGCTTATTGAACGagtgttttgtgtttttttttttttttttttactatttctcttCATGCTTAATGAACGCTGAACTTAGTGCTGCTTCGTAATTTGGTTTAtgtaatatttatgttttttcatgTAACCTTTGTATCATCCAACTTggtttgatgttgatgatatatactactcttatcataattatatatatatgtgcttCAGTTTTACTAtgactttgtttttttctgtaataaatgggaaaatatatattggattggattggattggattgtaagtatagtagtatagttttattttgaggTGGTTGTAAACATCATTTTTGGTCAACACACTTTGCATATACATTCTTATACAAGAATTTATTCCCCTTTGCGGAAGAACAAAGAATAGTCCTTACCTATGttgattttatgaatatagTAGTAGTGTTCTGTTTCCAGTTTTGGACAAGAGTGGACAAGTGTTTTATGTTGGTTTGATTGTAAGGCTGTCAAGAGAGGAAATTTCGATCAACTTTACTTGGGTATTCGTTGGGGCAAAAGAATTTGGAATGAATGTTTAAATTCATAGTatgataatatttaaatactctcTTCTGCTCATTATTCGcaacacatttatttttaaatcattCCAAATAACATAGGGCGGCGAATGGgatataaaattgtaaagtTAAAAAGAAACAATTGGTTGGGAAGCTCTCTTAAGTccatcaaataaaatgaactcCCTCTTCCCGTTAAGAACATAAACTTCAACGgggtatgaattttaatgcacaattgataaaataaataaataataataataaaaaaaataattaaaatattattaatagagaATGAATCTTATcttattaaatgaaaaaaagtaggcCTGTAAACccgaaatctcaaaaatatcatacccaATATCCGACCCTATGTgaattcgggtaccctaataccCGGTGCGGGTATCCGAACCTAACTAATCGGGTACCCATAAACCCGAAATtagtatatttcaaatttattcttttatataaattatattgtgatgagaatagaaattattaaaaataacataataatactattattaaaagtCTAAACTTCAATTATAATGCTTTAGCTCTCTCTAGATTATGATTCTATgactatatatgcatataatagacattaaacaaatatacactacttaattttaaaataaagaaattttttacataaatctacatgtgattaaataaatttacccCAGATTTATCCTATGGGCCATAGGCcctatactaaataaaaatatttatccaaatacGTAATTAATCGGGTTTAATCGGGTATTAGTCGTGTACCCTAAtacgggtttcgggtaccctaaacccgaaaaatcctaACATTAACTACCCAAACTCATACCTGAACCCATGATTTCGGGTTTCAGGTACCCAAAACCTTCGGGTATTAGGTCGGGATCGGGTAATACCCGAAACCCGCAGATTAAATTTGCAGGCCTAGAAAAAAGTTTCATAAATAGAAAGTGTATAGTTTTAATGGACAAACCATAAtggaaatagttcatactccctttgtccgcgaataggagtcccgtttttctattttggtccgtcgGCGAATAAGAATCCcgattcataattaccataaatggtaaaaagacCCCCCATTCCACTAGCCAACTCACTCCACTcgatcacacacacacacacacacacacacacacacacacacacacacacacacacacacacacacacacacacacacacacacacacacacacacacatatatatatatatatatatatatataggggtgcactatggtgccatcatagataggataacaccataccaccaatatagtccgttagatctcatctatggacgactaggattaagtttcgtgaaaaaacacgggtttgcagtctactgtattagatattgcagtctactgcattagatattgcagtcgtggtaaactgcaatattgttgtggtaagactgcaatattcaatgaacaacactgcaatctggtaacgtaaaattagaaatttcctattttacccttccgtgtttttacacgtggcagcatgacaagcacacgattttcagatccaatggcctaaaatggtggtatggtgttacaataaagagggttgtcatcttagtacatccctatatatatatatatatagggttgcATTAGGGTCCTATTACACTCTTAGAGTCTTTCCTCTTCTTaatatcaaccattagattgatGGAATGGATGGACTAGATTAAAAGGGCCAATCTGATCCCGTATTGCATTATTTGTGCATTTTCGTGCATTAAAAGGGTAAAGCAGTAAAATAACACACTACACAATCAGTTTCGAAACGGCAGGTCCGAAATTTACGCGGCATTTTCATCGACCTCTCAActcccctctctctcactccatcCCATCAACTCTCTCTTCTCAAAAATTCTCCCCCAATTCcacaaaaccctagccgccgccGCGAAATCAAGTTGAAATCAAGTTCTACCAACGCTGCCTGCCGCGAAATCTCCGTTGGTGGACCATTCCCGCCGTGGAATCTACGTCGGTGGACGATTCCCGCCATCAAATCACTACGCGCTCTCCGTTGAAAAGCGAAGCATCGCCTTCCAAAAAAAAGGTTTGgttctgttttttttgtttggtagGCAAAAACACTCCTAAACATCGATTGAAGTCAGAAACACTCTTAAACAGCgatttatagtttataatcGTAATAATTCACAAAAGTGTTTGGCGCGATTTTGTTGGAAAAGATGAATTTGTGGTTATTAGAGTTAAGGTTTTGCTCATACTTGCTATAAAAATTCGTGAAAATCCAGTTGGATCTGGGTTTCATCGGTTTAATTTACAGTTGGTGTAATGCACAaaagttgttgtttttttgttggagAAGTCGATATTGTGAGCATTTCTATGTACTGAATGCTTGATTTCTGGCCAATATGTACACTGTTGGTCATTTTTTTTGGGCGATACCACACTGATATATGGTTGAAAACTAACCGATTTTGGCACTCTCGTCGCGCAGATATAGAATGAATAAAAGAGCTCGCGCCTACAAAAGCCAGCCAGAACCCAATCAAGGTTATGCATCATTCCAACATTTTTTGTAGGTGATTGTTCTGTTCTGTAGGttattgttcattttattGGTTGGAAAAGGTGTTCATTTTCTGTAGCTAGTAATTGAGTAGTATAACTAGGTTTGTACATTAAATCTTCAGATCTGTGCATTGTTGAATAGAGGTCGTGCATCACTTGTCTTTAGCTTAGGTTATGCATCATTCCAACATTTTTGGTAGGTGATTGTTCTGTTCTGTAGgttattgttcatttttttggttggAAAAGGTGTTCATTTTCTGTAGCAAATAATTGAGTAGTATAACTAGGTTTGTACATTACATCTTCAGATCTGTGCATTACTTACTGTAACGCATAGATTATTTGTTGTTAACCATTGTTTTTCCTGTTCTGGACAGGGTCTAAGCACCATCGGATTGAGTTCGACCAAGCAGTTGACGATGTTATTCCCTTAGCATTAGCTCAGAAACTTCGACAAAGGTTAGCCGCGGAAGAAGCTGGAACAAGTTTACGCAATGAAGACGTGGATAAAAAGAAACCGAGGGGGAAGAAAGCCGACCACCTGTATTGTCGACAGAACCCCACCGAGTTCATTTCATGTAGACAGAAGCTGACTTCCCGGCAAAGTGAATgatgcataaaatataatatttaatgcatTGATATAAACGTGGTAATGCACATTAACAAATTTATCCAGTAATGGAATATATAAAGTGAAAGATGCATAggatataatatttaatgcaatGATATAAACGCGGTAATGAACATTGACAAATTTCTGCAATAATGGAATGAATAAAGGGATTGatgcatataatataatatttaatgcaatGATATAAACGCGGTAATGCACATTAACAAATGACTCCAGtaatggaataaataaagggaatgatgcatagaatataatatttgatgcaataatataaacatggTAATGCACATTAACAAATGACTCCAGtaatggaataaataaagtgaatgATGCatagaatttaatatttaatgcaatGACGTAAACGCGCAAATGCACATTAACAAAGTTCTCAAgtaatggaaaaaataaaggaaatgcTGCGtagaatatcatttttaatgaaaggCTACAAGCGCAATAATTCGCACTAACAAAGTACTCCAGTAATCTAATAAATAAAGGGAAtgatgcatagaatatcattattaatgcaaggATTTAGTTCGTCTTCCTCGTTCGACCTCTTGCAGCCCTCCCTATTGCATACCACATGATACCAAGTAGTAACACCGTCCGATGCCTTCCTCATTCCTTGTTTGCGCGTATCAAACCCAACAGCGCGGGCATACACATCATAAAACGCAAAAGCAAAAGCTATGGATTGGAACTTCTGCCCAACCACAGGCTTCAATTGTGGAGATCATTCAGGTATAACGAACACtatacataaaacaaaagaaaaaacatatcAGAATTTATTATCATTACATGATACAAATCGTACattacaactaaaaaatagtgcattagaatagaatatttgaaCATTACATACGACGATTAATACCACACTGTAGCCGAGATAATAACTAAACCCTAGTCAAAACAATGAAGCGCGTCGACTCAATAACTAAACCCTAGTCAATCATCGCTGATTGGAGAAATATGATTACCTTCTTCGATTAATACCACACTGTAGCCGAGATAATAACTAAACCCTAGTCAAAACAATGAAGCGCGTCGACTCAATAACTAAACCCTAGTCAATCATCGCTGATTGGAGAAATATgattaccttcttccattttgtagAAATCGAAATCAATCAACGATTGCTGCCAAAAACGTTTTTCAACGagcaacaaaaattaatagttcaCGTACTAATGTTTTAACAGCGTTTTTTCTGGACGATGAAATATCTTCAACGGAGAAGAAGGGAGAAAAGATTGCACAGAAAATTTGGGTA is a window from the Salvia hispanica cultivar TCC Black 2014 chromosome 1, UniMelb_Shisp_WGS_1.0, whole genome shotgun sequence genome containing:
- the LOC125202703 gene encoding growth-regulating factor 1-like, yielding MDFGVLSHKQNAGSLPSHENAHGSVNQTSQDCWKSHKLLKPDFSPKMASDAFGRSNLWPPPPGDGHKMLSFSSPAPPPDAAASARSIAFSICQDQANAGNGGSGFRGSFSRLKGPFTPSQWMDLEHQALIYKHIVANVPVPSNLLVPLKRSLYSYGSPASYASNFLGWGGFHLGFSGSNDPEPGRCRRTDGKKWRCSRDAVPDQKYCERHINRGRHRSRKPVEGHTGHAVSGSAASKVASVASSSSASAMSTSNVSNSLSAMQHQLNSLQPNAASADHLVSRAQDVRGLSLLPPTIGAKSKDAPYTLQKQHFPFEESSHLEFGSVSSDCLLNPSEKISYMNGSNSDSFNTKDANNSQHPVHHFIDDWPKYHQSDRASGSWPEELKSDWTQLSMSIPIAPDFSSSTGSPTNEKSTLSTLRLSHEVDPIRMSLGVSHDLGQPVEKESPWSPIVWGNSMGGPLGEVLTSSTSGGAGASFSSVKLGSSPTGVLQKSTLVSLSNSSSGGSPTNAGNKALCNEMPGSALITCATIQSL